Below is a genomic region from Miscanthus floridulus cultivar M001 chromosome 1, ASM1932011v1, whole genome shotgun sequence.
ATTGGGATCTGTAAACTCAGCAACAAGTTCATCTGCCACCTGTCAAAGGAAGAGGATAAATATGAATTCCAAAATTTAGTATCACTATACACAGTAACCTATAGGATTTTTTATTCACAAAACGAAGCCAAAAAAACATGTAGATAAAACGATGTACAGTAGTAATGCACTAAAATCCTCATTTTCAAAGTGAAAATAATGTTACAGGACCATAGGGGCCAGCATGGATATGAAGCAGTCTGGTCAATGATCATCAGCTACTTTTGTCCTCTGTATATAATGCCATCAAGTTTTAGTGTGTCTTTGCGTAATGTTAAGGGGACCCTCTATTGAACAATTGACGTAAAACCAGAAAACAAGTCTAACAGTTTGTATGCATGAACATATATGAACAAGCCAGTTTAATGATCAAATGGTCAGATCTTCCTGGTACAGATAATGACGTTAGGTTTTACTTTTACAGTGTATCCAACCTTCCTTCCTCTTTCAAATAGTGGATCAAATCTTCGAAGTAGAGCATAGACGTAATACATGCAAAGGAATAAAAGAAACAATGCAAATTTGCAGGGTTTTTTATCAGAAGAAAAGCAAGCCAATCTGACCTAGAATACACTGAATAAATGGGATAATATAATGAAAAGGCACTGACCTCATTATATGTTGTTCTCCCTTTACTTTCAACTTTCTCACAAACTGCAAAGGAACAAATGAAACACGCATTAAGTCACCTATGATATTTTGCATTCACTGCTTTACTGTACCATTCACTATACACGTAGCCTTCAAATGTATCAAGAAATGGATGCACTGATGTGATGGAAACATAGATGGCATACTTTAACTGCCCAAATGTTTACATTTGCACTATGCTCCTATCTTAACTTTCCAAAGATAACTGTCATATAGAAGTATAACATGGAAGGGGAAAAAATAGCCTCACCTTTCATACTAAACTGGCGCAGTCCTCGGTTACCTTTATCAGGACCCACTGCCCGTGTGCCTCTCCTTTTCTTCTTGCTGCAGTTTTACAATGCCCCCAAAAGCTTAGATAAGTAACTAAAAGAAAGGATACAAAAGAGAGTCTTAAGAAGTAGAAACTCCTGCTATGAATTTTCAACCTATTTACTATAATAATTAACTGTGTCTGCACAAGAGTCTGTGTAGCCTGCCTAGAAACAGCTACATCGTAAGACAAGACAAACCACATGAATGCTAGCAAAAATATAATGTACATTGTTAACTGTTAGGTTCAATTTATGCAGTATAGGATTGTAGAACAATACAAGTCATATGGCTGATATAACAGCTTAACATGGGTGCATACTTCAAATAGACAATACATTGCATTCTGTCCACCATTTAAAAAGTTCATCTTATCTAGCAAGCACTGGCGGAGCTACGGCTCAGCCAACCTGGgcgatgccccccccccccccccccccaccccaaacCCTGGTCCAAAATATTTTTCAGTGATTCCAGGCGTACCTGAACTAAGGCCTAAACAATGCTACAACCTAGCTGCTGGCCTGTTGCTCTTGCCTATTGTGCTTCCGATTGGGAAGGACCAAATTACAGCAGCGCACACAACACATGCCCACAATCGACCGTTGGCCCTGCCTGCCACTCCGAGGATCCAAGCTTGTGTGCATGTGTTGATAATTAGGCACCCCCCCCGGCGCGCGCCTCATATTTGAGCTCCGCCACTGCTAGCAAGGCTGACACGATCAGGAAGCCAAACCTACAAGACGGGAGCTAGTACATGCTTTTGAGTAAAATCATGCTTGCAGACATGAAAATGACCACAGAAGACACTTCACCAGGCATGCTTCGTCCAAATAATAACAGCTAACAGTTCGTCATGACACAGAATGAGCAACCTCCCACAGTATGTTTCCTGTATGGCTGTATCTCCAGGACAACCTTTCTCATGGTCGACACACTGTAAGTCTGTATCGATGCCTATCTCCAACATAACCGCGCAGCAACCAAAGCACCCCATGGTTCGAATAACGGGCAAATACAGCTGCACAGACCGACACAAGTTTCCACAAACCAACCTCGTAGGAGCCTGCGACGACGGCGCGTCGTCGCCGTTGATGTCGAGATTATTCAAGCGGAGGAACGTGCTATCGCTGGCCGGggtggacgccgccgccgccgcgggcgcaGCCCCGAGGGCAGGACCCTTGCCAGCACCGTCGGGGCCGTGCTGCTCGCTGCGGCTGGACGGTGGTGAGCCGGCGCTGCCCCCACTAGTAGACGCGGAGTGCGCGGCGCCGCCGGAgaccggcggcggcgtggcgacGGGCGTCTGGGCCCCCACCtgcgtgggcggcggcggcggcgggcgctggGTGGCCTGGGCGCCGCCGCCCCCGTCCGGGTTGTGCGCCGCGCCGGAGACCATGGCCGCGCGGAGATCGCGCGAATCGGGGCCGCGGAATcggggagggagggagcgaggCGGATCGCAGAGCTGGAGAAACCCTAAGGCAACGAGACAGCAAGCGGAGGGAGGAAGGAAGGAAGAGAAGAGGAGGGGCCAAAATGGAGGGAGAGATGGAAATCGTCGCGAGAGCGGGCAGGCACGCGACCTCGAATTTTCTTTTCTGAATTTTTCTTTTGCCTTGCGCCGTTTGTTTCGCGTTCCTCCACCTTTTAGAGGCGCAGCGTTTTTGGCGGTTGCGCATGGATCGGAACGAGACGACGATGGCGTCGCGGAACGCAGCCGCCCCCGCGCCGTGGCAGGCCGCGTGCAGGCCGCGAACGCGCCCACCAACAGCAGATTGGCccagcccacataaacacataatATACCAGTAGCCTACTGTCTACAGTAATAAAACGCATGGCCCACATATAAACAAGATGGAATTTCACTTTGACCAACAACCACTCGCTTGGCACGCCGCGATAGTACAAACTGGATTACTGGTGGACGCGCCATCTGGAAGCGTGTAGCCCACGCTGAGATCTGTTTGGCCCAAAAGGAATCGAGCCGGGCAGGTTCCGACCCAGTTCAAGCGAAGCCGGTTGGGAAGCCGTCGTTCGATTCCGCGCTCCAGCTTCTGCGTCTGCGAGACGGCGACGAGACGTCACCATCCTCCTGGGCTGGGCATGGCAAGTTTCGTCATCGTCCGTATCACGCCATCGGCAGAATCGCCATGTCCACGCGCACGAGGAACGGAGCAAATGCTAGTAGCAAAAGGCGGAAAGGGCAGAAGACGCGGTAAGAAACTACTACTCGTATTGTATCCCTAGCTTCGCGTTGATGAgattccctttttctttttctaaaaaatcctaTCGAGTGGCGATAAGATTGTTATGTTTGGCTTACCTTAAAtccgacttgttcggcttctttttttaatcGAAATAccgttttttttctcacaatatttcagctagaacagtgtttttcagccaagtttcagcaagccaaacGGGGTGCATCCGTGCCTTTGCAGTTTTGCTTTCCATTTTTATTATAGGTATATTAGCCAGTGGTCACATCGCAGAACATGGAACTGCCGTCTGCCGAGTATATATAGAAAATAGAATAGAAAGATAATACTAAGATCAGGAAAACATTTAGTTCAAAAAAATAGTACAATGGAGAAGAGAATAGCAATCGATCGCTTGGCTAAAGGGAAGTGCCTCGAGTAAAATAAAAATATTCACAGCATGTAACTCAGTAAATGAGTGCTTGAGCTCTCGTACATTCGGTTTCTTTTTTTTCGCGGGACGAAATGCAAGGTGCCTTCGGTGCCAAGCAAATATCACTACTTACAAGATTTTTGCACATGAAAAGATGTACGTACTCCTACCACGTAGTAGGTGGTGGCAGTACATGTGCAGTTCCTGTCAAACATACAAAAAATGGATTACTGAATAGCCGAAGATAGTACGGAGTACTGCCACTATTTAAAGATAGGCACGTATTTTGATTTGCCTCTGCTTGCATCGACAGAGGTAGTATACTCCTATGAAAATGGAAATGTACCGGAAGCGAGTAAGACACTCCACCGTCATCCCCCGTATCATGTGCCACCGTGTGGGACGCGTGTCACTGAACATTTGGGTAACACGAGTGCATCGGGTGTTTGAATCCAAGGGTAAAGATATCGGGTGCTAATTACTAGAACTAGAcataagctaattataaaactaattatagaaGCCGTGGCTAATTCGCGAGAAAAAaattattaaacctaattaatccatcattaacaaatatttattgtagcaccatattatcaaatcatgtactaatttgatttaataaattcgtctcgtaaattaatcataatttatacaatttttttttaattaatatatttaatactctaaattagtatGCAAAGCTAGCCGTTTGAAGCCGGCGGCGCCGGCACCGTGGTAGTACAAGCAGCCTGCAGTCCCCCAGGTACCAGAAGATTACTGTAGATCAGTACTACAGTACAGCAGCATACGACTAGCACAAGTCAGCGCTCCAGAACACCAAGAAAATCTGCGCGCTGACGCCACAGCTGACCGTAACCGGCactcatccatccatccatccaccaCAGGCAAGTGCACCTCCACCAGCCGCCACCAGACATCAGCAGCCTGGCAGAAACTTACGCCTTCTCCAAAAGACTGCAACGCCGGGGCCCGGGGGCAGACGGCGGGGCGTCACTTTGTCCGACGCGGATACGGATCAGCACCGGCTGACCCCGCGGCCCCACCTCCCTCCCTtccttttcctttcttctcccccTCCCCACGCGCGTTGCGCCCCGCCTCCTATTTATGGCCGCCCGCGGCCGTCTTTTGGTTTCTCTCCTCTTCGTCAGACCAACAGCCACGCACAAGTGCACAATCAcggtgagaagaagaagcacatcCACCAGCAGAAGGGACAAACGATCCGGAGCGGAGTCCAGTCCAGTCTCAGTCTCGGTCCATGGGTGCGGGAAAAGGAGGAGACGGCGGCGgtgaggcggccgcggcggcgcccgAGGCCGCGCAGCCCGTCGTACTGAAGATGGACCTGCATTGCGCCGGCTGCGCGCACAAGGTCAAGAAGGCTATTAAGCGCGTTCCTGGTACGTGCTCTCGccgcggcgaccttcggttcgcgcGTGGTTCTGTAATTTCGTTGCTTCTTCATCTCATTGGCCGGTTCTTGTCGCGCGCAGGTGTCGAGTCGATCGTGACGGACGTCGCGGCGAACAGGGTCGTCGTGGCGGGGACGGCCGACGCGGGCGCGCTCAAGGCGCGGCTCGAGGCCAAGACCAGCAAGCCCGTGGAGGTCGTCTCCGCCGGCGGCGCCCCCAAGAAGCCCGCCGCCGCGGAGCCCAAGCAGGACGCCGGCACCGGCGAGAAGAAGGAGGACAAAAGCGCGAGCgccaaggagaaggagaagaagcaaCAGGCGGAAGAGAAGAAACCCAGGCAGGTCGGTACGCGGCAGGCAATGCCGCCCACGCAACCCAACAACTCTTCTgacctgcagcagcagcagcaactaaAAAACGCCTCTGCTTTTGGTTCTCCGCAGGAGACGGTGCTGCTCAAGATCCGCCTCCACTGCGACGGCTGCGCCGACCGCATCAGGCGACGCATCTACAAGATCAAAGGTGAGCAGAAAAATTCTGTTGGTTTGTTGTGTGTCCCTCTCACATCGTCTCAGGATTCGCATCCTGTTTTTTCTGTTATAATTTCGCTGAACTGCACGGCTCCAGAACTGACGCTTTTGGTTTTGGTCGGTGCAGGCGTGAAGGATGTGGTGCTGGAGGGCAATGCCAAGGACGAGGTGAAGGTCACGGGCACCATGGACATCCCCAACATGCTCACCTACCTCAAGGAGAAGCTCAACCGCGACGTGGAGGCCGTGGCGCCGCCTGCCAAgaaagacggcggcggcggcgagggcaaGGACGACAAGAAagacagcggcagcggcggcgacaaGAACAAGGGCGCGGCCGGGGCCGGGGCGGGCGGTGACGATAAGAAAGACAAGGGCAAGGGGATCGACGTGTCGGCGGGTCCGTCCACGGCGGCCGCCGCGGCGTTCATGGCTGCGCCGGCGGGGGCGAGCACGTACCACGTGGCGCCGCCGTACGGGTACGTGGCGTACCAGCAGGCCCCGCCCCCCGCCAGCTACTACCCTTCCTACCCGTActacggcaatggcgacggcatgGGCCACGCCAACCCCTCCTACTACcaccaaccgcagcagcagcagcccgacGGCAGCCAGCAGCCGCCGATGGCGTACCCGCCGTACCCGTACCGCTTTgacatggcgccgccgccgcagctcttCAGCGACGAGAACCCCAACTCCTGCTCCGTGATGTGACGCCGCCGCAGCCGGTGGGTGCCCCTTGGTtgcgttagcgagctcactgatcCGTCGTCAGCTTTAATTTAACCTTAGCAGTCCGGCCGGGAAAAAAACTCGACCTGTACATATCGTCGTCAATGAGGATTCAGCCTTTCGTCCAGAGCTCTAGGATTAATTTTCTGATGAAATTTTGCTTCATTTGTTTAATCCTTTCGTTCTTATCGTCTTCTGATGAACGCTTGTTCAACTTCATTGGTTGAGTTGGTAGTGAACTTTTGAATCAGACGAGATGAACTGGTCGAAAACTGCGACTGCGTGCTCAGCGACATTGAATCGTGGACTGGTTTGTCATTTGTGGTCGTAGCCGTTTCCTAATCTTTTTTTAGAATTAGCCGTTTCCTAATCTAAGGGGGtgttggttccatggactaaattttagtccatgtcacatcggacgtttggatgctatttaggagaactaaatatgagttaattataaaactaattacatagatggagactaatttacgagacgaatttattaagcctaattaattcgccattagcatatatttactgtagcacaacattgtcaaatcatggactaattaggtttaaaaaattcgtctcgcaaattagccacaatctgtgcaattagttatttttttcgtctatatttaatacttcatgcatgtgtccaaatatcctatgggacatggactaaaattttcctgtagaaaccaaacacctcCTAAGTTATGGCGTTCGGTTCAGCGATTAATTGGACGATTAAACAAAATCCATTAATGTGTGCGGTTCTTGGTTGACAATGAATTCTCCAGACGCCACTGATTTAAAATATCAGCGTCGTTTACTATGCCAGGGAGGGAGTCAGATTCTTCGTGGCTGCAAATTTGGCCTCGTCTCTCTCGACTCCGACGTGGAACCGAAAACGACATAAAGACGGCTTACAAAATTCGCCGTGCCATCTGTCTCTTTGCCATCGGACAATTACGATGCAGATTGTTTCGATATTTTTCCTCTGATGATGATGGATGGTAATCTAGCGATACTAGTACTTCTAGATCACAGGCAGTAATTAAAATCTCGGTGCTGATAAAGACATTCCAAGGCCTGCTGGTTCACATTTCTTTTGACGTTTGGGGACCGAGCAAGGAAGGAAGATTTTCTTTTTACCACACGCGGTGAATCACAATTTCACAGATCCTTTTTGAAGTCTTCATCTTCTCAAATATTCGGTATGGAAGACCTCGCGGTTCGGGGCAGGGCGTTCGGCTGGTAGGTAGAATAGTGAATTTTAGATGgttgaatagtattctgtgagagaaaataagctgaaacaagcgggAAGTAACCGAACGCCCTGCTACCACTGCGTTTTGAGACCTGCCTGCGATCTGgaaccccaaaaaaaaaaaactgtatgTACTACTGCGACTATCGGCAAGAAGGCCAGTGATAAACTGGTTTTGACCGTGCTTGAACGGACGAATCGTGTCGGTAGCTTGGACGACGGGATCACAATTTCTGATGTCACAGTGCTTCCGAGGCGTTATCCGGACGAGAAACGGGGCTTCCAGTTCCATTTGCGTGCGCTTTTCGCACGCATTTTTCATGCCCCTGGGCACGACCACCACCAACCATCATCCCAGCGAACACGGCAGGGTCTTGCATATTCCTATTCGCCCGTCGCGTGTTCGTCGACCGCGACGGTCGATCAGGGATAAACAAACAAACGTTTTATTTCTTATTAGCTAGCCTGCGATTGCGTGGACTACTGGACTGCAACCAGGGCTTTTAGGCGTGGACGTTGAAATGGTTATTATCACAGTCCCAGGATTAGATTAGAGCGGCACGTCGTGACGTCACGCCAGGGGAAGGGATGGCCATGGTTTCTCTCCTTGGGACAATTTCTCTGGGTCAGGCTGATTGTAGGTGCGCATTCAGATTGAGACTGTCTGATTCAGAAAGGAAAATTGAAGGTAATCTGATCAAATTCCGAATCCCATGTCCGGACTGCCACGGTCCTCTGTTTTGCTTTTCTGATGAGAAAACAGGTTTGTCACTTTGATTTTCTGATCGATGAACAGAGTTCCAGGTTCCAGTTCCGCCCGTCGCTTGGAGTGTCGCTCAGCTAGTCAGCTCTGCTTATATTGACAAGCAATTAgccttttttattaaaaaaatgcgGTTGGCGTCAGCTTGCAGACCTTCAGCAAAGCATTTTCCAACACAAAGTTTGT
It encodes:
- the LOC136507649 gene encoding heavy metal-associated isoprenylated plant protein 3-like isoform X2, with translation MGAGKGGDGGGEAAAAAPEAAQPVVLKMDLHCAGCAHKVKKAIKRVPGVESIVTDVAANRVVVAGTADAGALKARLEAKTSKPVEVVSAGGAPKKPAAAEPKQDAGTGEKKEDKSASAKEKEKKQQAEEKKPRQETVLLKIRLHCDGCADRIRRRIYKIKGVKDVVLEGNAKDEVKVTGTMDIPNMLTYLKEKLNRDVEAVAPPAKKDGGGGEGKDDKKDSGSGGDKNKGAAGAGAGGDDKKDKGKGIDVSAGPSTAAAAAFMAAPAGASTYHVAPPYGYVAYQQAPPPASYYPSYPYYGNGDGMGHANPSYYHQPQQQQPDGSQQPPMAYPPYPYRFDMAPPPQLFSDENPNSCSVM
- the LOC136507649 gene encoding heavy metal-associated isoprenylated plant protein 3-like isoform X1, which codes for MGAGKGGDGGGEAAAAAPEAAQPVVLKMDLHCAGCAHKVKKAIKRVPGVESIVTDVAANRVVVAGTADAGALKARLEAKTSKPVEVVSAGGAPKKPAAAEPKQDAGTGEKKEDKSASAKEKEKKQQAEEKKPRQVGTRQAMPPTQPNNSSDLQQQQQLKNASAFGSPQETVLLKIRLHCDGCADRIRRRIYKIKGVKDVVLEGNAKDEVKVTGTMDIPNMLTYLKEKLNRDVEAVAPPAKKDGGGGEGKDDKKDSGSGGDKNKGAAGAGAGGDDKKDKGKGIDVSAGPSTAAAAAFMAAPAGASTYHVAPPYGYVAYQQAPPPASYYPSYPYYGNGDGMGHANPSYYHQPQQQQPDGSQQPPMAYPPYPYRFDMAPPPQLFSDENPNSCSVM